In the genome of Cryptosporangium phraense, one region contains:
- a CDS encoding CU044_5270 family protein, whose amino-acid sequence MTRDTLRLLTDARPARLDRPPTDTDAEVAAILARATAPAAGPLAAASPTAVESDTAPAGPTAADGVAGAGLGVGGGYPGDRPPGVDRRLVGVSGGSGDPGKSANRGLTPWVATAVATAAAVTVLVVSVPRTAPDHATPVAGPVTLAASPPSGGAVPSPRTILLAAAEVSARQSAPPATGGRYWADRREGAHVERASMKGKQFDVLVRFREEFWNSRRTDVPGFYVYQELGAVPASPADAAIIRSLGSPSRYGTGQRVPTDPNDPNSPTVPFEYDTKPGRVSVVEQPSTPLALPHAGIRYDRLDSLPTEPAALKALLAKEAIPNDPSSMFAMIFRAASLPVSPAVRSALLEILAGLPGASSAGEVRDAKGRPAETIVLPFGKGTESWYLIDAKTGAPLGVEVHRTDDRAYTTYDLGVSAGWEDQPPGR is encoded by the coding sequence ATGACCCGGGACACCCTGCGGCTGCTCACCGACGCCCGCCCCGCGCGCCTCGACCGCCCGCCGACCGACACCGACGCCGAGGTCGCCGCCATCCTGGCCCGCGCGACCGCGCCGGCCGCCGGCCCGCTGGCCGCCGCCTCGCCCACCGCTGTGGAGTCGGACACCGCTCCGGCCGGCCCCACGGCCGCGGACGGGGTTGCGGGTGCCGGGCTCGGGGTGGGCGGGGGATACCCGGGCGACCGGCCGCCGGGGGTGGACCGGCGACTTGTCGGGGTCTCCGGGGGCTCCGGAGACCCCGGAAAGTCGGCAAACCGTGGGCTGACGCCGTGGGTCGCGACGGCGGTGGCCACCGCGGCGGCGGTGACGGTGCTCGTCGTGAGCGTGCCGCGCACCGCGCCCGACCACGCGACTCCGGTCGCCGGGCCGGTCACGCTGGCCGCGAGCCCGCCGTCCGGCGGCGCGGTGCCGAGCCCGCGGACGATCCTGCTGGCCGCGGCCGAGGTCAGCGCCCGTCAGTCCGCACCCCCGGCCACCGGCGGACGCTACTGGGCCGACCGCCGGGAGGGCGCGCACGTCGAGCGCGCGTCGATGAAAGGCAAGCAGTTCGACGTGCTGGTGCGCTTCCGCGAGGAGTTCTGGAACTCCCGGCGCACCGACGTGCCCGGCTTCTACGTCTACCAGGAGCTCGGCGCGGTGCCGGCGAGCCCGGCCGACGCGGCGATCATCAGGAGCCTCGGGTCGCCGTCACGCTACGGCACCGGGCAGCGGGTGCCGACGGATCCCAACGACCCGAACAGCCCGACCGTGCCGTTCGAGTACGACACGAAGCCGGGCCGGGTGAGCGTCGTCGAGCAGCCTTCGACGCCCCTCGCGCTGCCGCACGCGGGCATCCGGTACGACCGGCTGGACTCGCTGCCGACCGAACCGGCCGCGCTGAAGGCGCTGCTGGCCAAGGAGGCGATCCCGAACGATCCGTCGTCGATGTTCGCGATGATCTTCCGCGCGGCCTCGCTGCCGGTGAGCCCGGCCGTGCGGTCGGCGCTGCTCGAGATCCTGGCCGGGTTGCCCGGCGCGTCGTCGGCCGGTGAGGTCCGCGACGCGAAGGGGCGGCCGGCCGAGACGATCGTGCTCCCGTTCGGGAAGGGCACCGAGTCCTGGTACCTGATCGACGCGAAGACCGGCGCCCCGCTGGGCGTCGAGGTGCACCGCACCGACGACCGGGCCTACACGACGTACGACCTCGGCGTCAGCGCCGGCTGGGAGGACCAGCCCCCCGGCCGGTAG
- a CDS encoding RNA polymerase sigma factor, with protein sequence MAEAERFTALYREHSARVYAYAVSRGGRGLAEEVVAETFLVAWRRLDVVPAAGPGPGPGPVPWLLATARNVLRERFRDEVRQRSVAEELRAWVTGSAEDEVAERAGLLAALAALSEDDRELLTLVAWHGLSAADAARVVGCSTSTFFVRLHRARRRLEQAVRQADEPPAAPRSSLTEPPRAGLPPAEPSPVGSSPTGRSRTGPAAAGPSPSRPSPSRPSPAEPPSRPSTPSRTETRS encoded by the coding sequence ATGGCTGAGGCCGAGCGGTTCACCGCGCTCTACCGCGAGCACTCCGCGCGCGTCTACGCGTACGCGGTCTCCCGCGGTGGGCGCGGGCTGGCCGAGGAGGTCGTCGCGGAGACGTTTCTGGTCGCCTGGCGGCGGCTGGACGTCGTGCCCGCGGCCGGTCCGGGGCCCGGGCCCGGCCCGGTGCCGTGGCTGCTGGCGACGGCGCGCAACGTGCTGCGCGAGCGGTTCCGGGACGAGGTACGGCAGCGGTCGGTCGCCGAGGAGCTGCGGGCCTGGGTGACCGGGTCGGCGGAGGACGAGGTCGCGGAGCGGGCCGGGCTGCTCGCGGCGCTCGCGGCGCTGTCCGAGGACGACCGGGAGCTGCTGACGCTGGTGGCGTGGCACGGGTTGTCGGCGGCGGATGCGGCGCGGGTCGTGGGGTGCTCGACCAGTACGTTCTTCGTCCGGTTGCATCGGGCCCGGCGGCGCCTGGAACAGGCGGTGCGTCAGGCGGACGAACCGCCCGCCGCGCCGCGGTCGTCTCTTACGGAACCGCCTCGTGCGGGGCTGCCTCCCGCGGAACCGTCTCCGGTGGGGTCCTCTCCCACCGGGCGGTCCCGCACCGGGCCGGCTGCCGCAGGGCCGTCTCCCTCCCGGCCGTCCCCCTCGCGGCCGTCTCCGGCGGAACCGCCTTCTCGTCCGTCGACGCCTTCTCGAACGGAGACCCGCTCATGA
- a CDS encoding DUF1996 domain-containing protein, translated as MRRKWTIGLVVGAAAVAITGTTLVGVSAASDKTAQSPGTIVCPDVRAALPAVPDRAADEVNRNLTLLQTQIDEATKRLASSAGQGGKDFVQNAILGPLADKRKATIDRIAIAIGRVTPPTPDLDAKNLATCQVQQAAATSTAAAQSTASAGASPSGHQHTQTGPVPADFISIRKVPVTRNTVARTTRRGSAGVFTARCGNNENGHFNSDNVVVAPGVGNGAHHLHDYVGNKTTSFRSTDASLARGGTTCRDRGDRSSYYWPVVRDITKKKNQKRVPGELKEDLNVGKVLRPTVKITYTGNPFSKVVPMPRFLRVLTGDAKAFTNGGANAHAKFTCTGFTNRISTDKYTLCPNGRGFTRVAEFPSCWDGKNTDSANHRTHVVFPDARGKCPTGTKAIPKLTITLTYDVPTGPSFAIDGFPEQLHKPIDEHNDFINVMSNSSMRFVADCINRGRRCS; from the coding sequence GTGCGCAGAAAGTGGACCATCGGGCTGGTCGTCGGGGCGGCGGCCGTGGCGATCACCGGCACCACGCTGGTCGGCGTGTCCGCCGCCAGCGACAAGACGGCCCAATCCCCCGGCACCATCGTGTGCCCGGACGTCCGCGCCGCGCTCCCGGCCGTGCCGGACCGCGCCGCCGACGAGGTGAACCGCAACCTCACGCTGCTCCAGACGCAGATCGACGAGGCCACCAAGCGCCTCGCGAGCTCGGCGGGGCAGGGCGGCAAGGACTTCGTCCAGAACGCGATCCTCGGTCCGCTGGCCGACAAGCGGAAGGCCACGATCGACCGGATCGCGATCGCGATCGGCCGCGTGACGCCACCCACGCCCGACCTCGACGCGAAGAACCTCGCCACCTGCCAGGTCCAGCAAGCCGCCGCCACCAGCACGGCCGCCGCCCAGTCGACCGCCTCGGCCGGAGCCTCCCCCAGCGGCCACCAGCACACCCAGACCGGCCCGGTCCCGGCCGACTTCATCTCGATCCGCAAGGTCCCGGTCACCCGCAACACCGTGGCCCGGACGACCCGCCGCGGCTCGGCCGGGGTGTTCACCGCCCGCTGCGGCAACAACGAGAACGGGCACTTCAACTCCGACAACGTCGTCGTCGCGCCCGGCGTCGGCAACGGGGCGCATCACCTGCACGACTACGTCGGCAACAAGACGACGTCGTTCCGATCGACGGACGCGAGCCTGGCCCGCGGCGGAACCACCTGCCGGGACCGCGGGGACCGGTCCAGCTACTACTGGCCGGTCGTCCGGGACATCACCAAGAAGAAGAACCAGAAGCGCGTCCCGGGCGAGCTGAAGGAGGACCTCAACGTCGGCAAGGTGCTCCGCCCGACGGTGAAGATCACCTACACCGGCAACCCGTTCTCGAAGGTCGTGCCGATGCCCCGGTTCCTGCGGGTGCTCACCGGGGACGCCAAGGCCTTCACGAACGGCGGCGCCAACGCGCACGCGAAATTCACCTGCACCGGCTTCACGAACCGCATCTCCACCGACAAGTACACGCTGTGCCCGAACGGCCGCGGGTTCACCCGGGTCGCCGAGTTCCCGAGCTGCTGGGACGGCAAGAACACCGACAGCGCGAACCACCGCACCCACGTCGTGTTCCCGGACGCCCGGGGCAAGTGCCCCACCGGCACGAAAGCGATCCCGAAGCTGACGATCACGCTCACCTACGACGTGCCGACCGGCCCGTCGTTCGCGATCGACGGCTTCCCCGAGCAGCTGCACAAGCCGATCGACGAGCACAACGACTTCATCAACGTGATGTCGAACTCGTCGATGCGGTTCGTGGCCGACTGCATCAACCGCGGCCGCCGCTGCTCGTGA
- a CDS encoding MMPL family transporter, whose protein sequence is MTVLEQAETSSPPRPRRGWPFAAIIAVGVLVFLVGGAGGSYQGKLSEVQKNDNASYLPASAESTKAGNESAKFTPIENLPGFVVFHRDGGLRAADRTAIASVATKARTLPGVDVSGVTPPQYSADGATAALYVPLVASKNGTALNGDQLLDHEKRVLSTARDAAPHGLAVHSAGPGGLLIAFIDAFSGLDSTLLLTAVVVIFLILLLVYRSIVLPFLPLISAGLALGLSSLVIYYLADAGTLTLTGQSQGILSVLVLGAGTDYALLLIARYREELHEYPPVDAMVAAWKASLPAIAASAATVTIGLLCLSFSELNSNKSLGPVSAIGIVCTLIVMTTFLPLALVLVPKLWFWPIPQLLAYVVPRLRRARPAGARGIFWTLGGSWVFWPRIPQRDHQSDIASHGLWGRVSRFVGAHHRAAWAGAVVVLLICLLGLTALKTDGLTTSEGFTSKPDAVVGQELYDANFDKGAGAPAVIVANAGSADAVIAAASKVDGVSREPGAVCVQPDYAKLAEAAKSAPAAPAQPSDGAAAGCVPPQLQVAPIDGRTVIDATLSDSYDSPAAYETVKRLRTAVHAVPGANAQVGGASAANLDVSTASVHDRNLIIPIVLLVIFVILAGLFRALIAPLLLIATVVLSFTATLGVCGFAFEHVFGFAGADQSFPLFAFVFLVALGIDYNIFLMTRVREEALQFGTREGVLRGLAVTGGVITSAGVVLAATFVVLGVLPLVFLAEVGFAVAFGVLLDTILVRSVLVPALAHDIGRFIWWPSKLSRAEP, encoded by the coding sequence GCGTCGGCCGAGTCCACGAAGGCCGGGAACGAGTCGGCGAAGTTCACGCCGATCGAGAACCTGCCCGGCTTCGTCGTCTTCCACCGCGACGGCGGCCTGCGGGCCGCCGACCGCACCGCGATCGCCTCCGTCGCGACGAAGGCCCGCACCCTGCCCGGGGTGGACGTCTCCGGAGTCACGCCACCGCAGTACTCCGCCGACGGCGCGACGGCCGCGCTCTACGTGCCGCTGGTCGCGTCGAAGAACGGCACGGCGCTCAACGGCGACCAGCTGCTCGACCACGAGAAGCGGGTGCTGTCCACCGCGCGCGACGCCGCCCCCCACGGTCTGGCCGTCCACTCGGCCGGCCCGGGTGGCCTGCTGATCGCGTTCATCGACGCGTTCTCCGGCCTCGACAGCACGCTGCTGCTCACCGCGGTCGTCGTGATCTTCCTGATCCTGCTGCTGGTCTACCGGTCGATCGTGCTGCCGTTCCTGCCGCTGATCTCGGCCGGGCTCGCGCTCGGGCTCTCGTCGCTGGTGATCTACTACCTGGCCGACGCCGGGACGCTGACGCTCACCGGGCAGAGCCAGGGCATCCTCTCGGTGCTGGTGCTCGGGGCGGGCACCGACTACGCGCTGCTGCTGATCGCCCGGTACCGCGAGGAGCTGCACGAGTACCCGCCGGTCGACGCGATGGTCGCGGCCTGGAAGGCGTCGCTGCCGGCGATCGCCGCGTCGGCCGCGACGGTCACGATCGGCCTGCTCTGCCTGAGCTTCTCCGAGCTCAACTCGAACAAGAGCCTCGGTCCGGTGTCGGCGATCGGCATCGTCTGCACGCTGATCGTGATGACGACGTTCCTGCCGCTGGCGCTCGTCCTGGTGCCGAAGCTGTGGTTCTGGCCGATCCCGCAGCTGCTGGCCTACGTGGTGCCGCGGCTGCGCCGGGCCCGGCCCGCGGGCGCCCGGGGCATCTTCTGGACGCTCGGCGGGTCCTGGGTGTTCTGGCCGCGCATCCCGCAGCGCGACCACCAGAGCGACATCGCGTCGCACGGGCTCTGGGGCCGGGTCTCCCGGTTCGTCGGGGCCCACCACCGGGCGGCCTGGGCCGGCGCGGTCGTCGTCCTGCTGATCTGCCTGCTCGGGCTCACCGCGCTGAAGACCGACGGGCTCACGACGTCCGAGGGCTTCACGTCGAAGCCGGACGCCGTGGTCGGCCAGGAGCTGTACGACGCGAACTTCGACAAGGGGGCCGGTGCGCCCGCGGTGATCGTCGCGAACGCCGGGTCGGCCGACGCGGTGATCGCGGCCGCCAGCAAGGTCGACGGCGTGTCCCGCGAGCCGGGGGCGGTCTGCGTCCAGCCCGACTACGCGAAGCTGGCCGAGGCGGCCAAGTCAGCCCCGGCGGCCCCGGCCCAGCCCTCCGACGGCGCGGCCGCCGGGTGCGTCCCGCCGCAGCTGCAGGTGGCCCCGATCGACGGCCGCACGGTGATCGACGCGACGCTGTCCGACTCCTACGACTCCCCGGCCGCCTACGAGACCGTCAAGCGGCTGCGCACCGCCGTGCACGCGGTCCCGGGTGCGAACGCCCAGGTGGGCGGCGCGTCGGCGGCGAACCTCGACGTGTCGACCGCGTCCGTGCACGACCGCAACCTGATCATCCCGATCGTGCTGCTGGTCATCTTCGTCATCCTGGCCGGGCTGTTCCGGGCCCTGATCGCGCCGCTGCTGCTGATCGCCACCGTCGTGCTCTCGTTCACGGCGACGCTCGGCGTCTGCGGGTTCGCGTTCGAGCACGTCTTCGGGTTCGCCGGGGCCGACCAGTCGTTCCCGCTGTTCGCGTTCGTGTTCCTGGTCGCGCTCGGCATCGACTACAACATCTTCCTGATGACCCGGGTCCGCGAGGAGGCGCTGCAGTTCGGCACCCGCGAGGGCGTGCTGCGCGGGCTCGCGGTCACCGGCGGCGTCATCACGTCCGCCGGTGTCGTGCTGGCCGCGACGTTCGTCGTGCTCGGGGTGCTGCCGCTGGTGTTCCTGGCCGAGGTCGGGTTCGCGGTGGCGTTCGGCGTCCTGCTCGACACGATCCTGGTGCGCAGCGTCCTGGTGCCGGCGTTGGCCCACGACATCGGCCGGTTCATCTGGTGGCCGTCGAAGCTGTCGCGGGCCGAGCCGTGA